The Bacillus sp. FJAT-27916 genomic interval GACCTTGGCAGCTCCAATCCCAATCGAACTCAGCATCTTATTTAGCATCACTCAACTTCTCCCTTTTTGAAAAAGTATATATTTTGAATTTATTATATAATCTTCCTTGTCTTAATACTAGTTAAAATGTCCTGTTTTCATTATAAAAAGAGGCCTCTCTGAAAGAAGCCCCTTGAATTTAAAGGATATCATTTGATGGACGGAATGTCTTACAACCGGTATCGCCGCTTTTATAAGCACGCTCCTCGGAATAGGTATTCACTTGAATCTTTTCGGCTGCGCATTTATTGCCTGCCTTCCAAAAATGGCATGAATCCACGGAACATTTGACTCCATTTGGCATCATCAATCTCCTCCTTTGGCATTAGGATGCGGCCGGAGAGAAGTTTTATGAGCAGAAAAAACTGGACAAAACATCAAAAAAGCGGAAGCACCTAGCTTCCGCTTCTGTTTAATTTAAAGCTGTCTTTAATGACTTGAGATTATCTTCCATGATAGAGAAATAATCACGATTGTCATTGAGATCATCCTGTGTCAGTGTAGCTAAATTATGAATCGGGAGAGATGTCAAATCAGCCTCATTTTTGATGACATCTGTCAATTTGCTGCTGACATTCTGCTCGACGAGAATATAG includes:
- a CDS encoding DUF1540 domain-containing protein, which gives rise to MMPNGVKCSVDSCHFWKAGNKCAAEKIQVNTYSEERAYKSGDTGCKTFRPSNDIL